A window from Salvelinus fontinalis isolate EN_2023a chromosome 8, ASM2944872v1, whole genome shotgun sequence encodes these proteins:
- the LOC129861163 gene encoding glucose-6-phosphate 1-dehydrogenase-like isoform X1 produces MGSGSSAGKLSAIPLSRSEVFGELRKELHDDKEFHQSDAHIFIIMGASGDLAKKKIYPTLWWLFRDGLLPEQTHFVGFARSDLTVDAIKTASMPYMKVADSEAERLSVFFSRNSYVSGKYTEESAFSNLHTHLLSLPGGGKANRLFYLALPPSVYHDVTKNIKHHCMSTKGWSRVIVEKPFGRDLQSSEELSTHLSSLFTEDQIYRIDHYLGKEMVQNLMVLRFGNRIFGPIWNRDSIACVVLTFKEPFGTQGRGGYFDDFGIIRDVMQNHLLQMLSLVAMEKPASTSSDDVRDEKVKVLKCIAPITMSDVVLGQYVGDPEGEGDAKLGYLDDPTVPKGSTQATFTTAVLYVHNERWDGVPFILRCGKALNERKAEVRLQFTDVPGDIFGAQCRRNELVVRVQPNEAVYAKMMSKKPGVYFHPEETELDLTYKSRYKDVKLPDAYERLILDVFCGSQMHFVRSDELREAWRIFTPLLHQIESEKPPPTPYIYGSRGPTEADELSKRVGFHYEGTYKWVNPHRL; encoded by the exons GGGGATCTAGCCAAAAAGAAAATCTACCCAACTCTGTG GTGGCTGTTTAGAGATGGTCTCCTCCCTGAACAGACTCACTTTGTGGGCTTTGCCCGCTCTGACCTGACGGTGGATGCCATCAAAACTGCCTCCATGCCCTATATGAAG GTGGCAGACTCTGAGGCGGAACGGTTGTCTGTGTTCTTCAGCCGTAACTCCTATGTCAGTGGGAAGTACACTGAGGAGAGTGCCTTCTCCAACCTCCACACCCACCTGTTGTCCCTGCCCGGGGGGGGCAAGGCCAACCGCCTCTTCTACCTCGCCCTGCCGCCCAGCGTCTACCACGATGTCACCAAGAACATCAAGCACCACTGCATGAGTACCAA ggGCTGGAGCAGAGTGATTGTGGAGAAGCCATTTGGTCGTGACCTGCAGAGCTCAGAGGAGCTGTCCACCCACCTCTCTTCCCTGTTCACTGAGGACCAGATCTACCGCATAGACCACTACCTGGGCAAGGAGATGGTGCAGAACCTCATGGTCCTCAG GTTTGGGAACCGGATATTTGGGCCCATCTGGAACAGGGACAGCATAGCTTGTGTGGTCCTCACCTTCAAAGAACCCTTCGGCACCCAGGGCCGGGGCGGCTACTTTGACGATTTTGGAATCATCCG GGATGTCATGCAGAACCACTTGCTCCAGATGCTCTCGCTGGTTGCCATGGAGAAGCCTGCCTCCACCAGCTCTGATGATGTCAGGGATGAAAAG GTGAAGGTGCTGAAGTGCATTGCCCCCATTACCATGTCAGATGTGGTGTTGGGGCAGTATGTGGGTGacccagagggagagggggatgccaAGCTGGGTTACCTTGACGACCCCACTGTCCCCAAAGGCTCCACCCAGGCCACCTTCACCACAGCTGTGCTCTACGTGCACAACGAGCGCTGGGATG GTGTTCCCTTCATCCTGCGTTGCGGCAAAGCCCTGAACGAGAGGAAAGCGGAAGTGCGGTTGCAGTTCACGGATGTTCCGGGGGACATCTTTGGAGCGCAGTGTCGTAGGAATGAGCTGGTGGTGCGTGTGCAGCCCAACGAGGCCGTCTACGCCAAGATGATGAGCAAGAAACCAGGAGTGTATTTCCATCCGGAGGAAACAGAGCTGGACCTCACCTACAAAAGCAGATATAAG GATGTGAAGTTGCCCGACGCCTACGAGCGTCTCATCCTGGACGTCTTCTGTGGCAGCCAGATGCACTTTGTCAGAAG TGATGAGCTGAGGGAAGCCTGGAGGATCTTTACGCCTCTCCTTCATCAGATCGAGAGCGAGAAGCCTCCCCCCACCCCCTACATATATGGAAG CCGGGGTCCAACAGAAGCAGATGAGCTTTCAAAGAGGGTTGGTTTCCACTATGAAGGAACATACAAATGGGTCAACCCCCACAGACTGTGA
- the LOC129861163 gene encoding glucose-6-phosphate 1-dehydrogenase-like isoform X2 — MAGRKLSAIPLSRSEVFGELRKELHDDKEFHQSDAHIFIIMGASGDLAKKKIYPTLWWLFRDGLLPEQTHFVGFARSDLTVDAIKTASMPYMKVADSEAERLSVFFSRNSYVSGKYTEESAFSNLHTHLLSLPGGGKANRLFYLALPPSVYHDVTKNIKHHCMSTKGWSRVIVEKPFGRDLQSSEELSTHLSSLFTEDQIYRIDHYLGKEMVQNLMVLRFGNRIFGPIWNRDSIACVVLTFKEPFGTQGRGGYFDDFGIIRDVMQNHLLQMLSLVAMEKPASTSSDDVRDEKVKVLKCIAPITMSDVVLGQYVGDPEGEGDAKLGYLDDPTVPKGSTQATFTTAVLYVHNERWDGVPFILRCGKALNERKAEVRLQFTDVPGDIFGAQCRRNELVVRVQPNEAVYAKMMSKKPGVYFHPEETELDLTYKSRYKDVKLPDAYERLILDVFCGSQMHFVRSDELREAWRIFTPLLHQIESEKPPPTPYIYGSRGPTEADELSKRVGFHYEGTYKWVNPHRL; from the exons GGGGATCTAGCCAAAAAGAAAATCTACCCAACTCTGTG GTGGCTGTTTAGAGATGGTCTCCTCCCTGAACAGACTCACTTTGTGGGCTTTGCCCGCTCTGACCTGACGGTGGATGCCATCAAAACTGCCTCCATGCCCTATATGAAG GTGGCAGACTCTGAGGCGGAACGGTTGTCTGTGTTCTTCAGCCGTAACTCCTATGTCAGTGGGAAGTACACTGAGGAGAGTGCCTTCTCCAACCTCCACACCCACCTGTTGTCCCTGCCCGGGGGGGGCAAGGCCAACCGCCTCTTCTACCTCGCCCTGCCGCCCAGCGTCTACCACGATGTCACCAAGAACATCAAGCACCACTGCATGAGTACCAA ggGCTGGAGCAGAGTGATTGTGGAGAAGCCATTTGGTCGTGACCTGCAGAGCTCAGAGGAGCTGTCCACCCACCTCTCTTCCCTGTTCACTGAGGACCAGATCTACCGCATAGACCACTACCTGGGCAAGGAGATGGTGCAGAACCTCATGGTCCTCAG GTTTGGGAACCGGATATTTGGGCCCATCTGGAACAGGGACAGCATAGCTTGTGTGGTCCTCACCTTCAAAGAACCCTTCGGCACCCAGGGCCGGGGCGGCTACTTTGACGATTTTGGAATCATCCG GGATGTCATGCAGAACCACTTGCTCCAGATGCTCTCGCTGGTTGCCATGGAGAAGCCTGCCTCCACCAGCTCTGATGATGTCAGGGATGAAAAG GTGAAGGTGCTGAAGTGCATTGCCCCCATTACCATGTCAGATGTGGTGTTGGGGCAGTATGTGGGTGacccagagggagagggggatgccaAGCTGGGTTACCTTGACGACCCCACTGTCCCCAAAGGCTCCACCCAGGCCACCTTCACCACAGCTGTGCTCTACGTGCACAACGAGCGCTGGGATG GTGTTCCCTTCATCCTGCGTTGCGGCAAAGCCCTGAACGAGAGGAAAGCGGAAGTGCGGTTGCAGTTCACGGATGTTCCGGGGGACATCTTTGGAGCGCAGTGTCGTAGGAATGAGCTGGTGGTGCGTGTGCAGCCCAACGAGGCCGTCTACGCCAAGATGATGAGCAAGAAACCAGGAGTGTATTTCCATCCGGAGGAAACAGAGCTGGACCTCACCTACAAAAGCAGATATAAG GATGTGAAGTTGCCCGACGCCTACGAGCGTCTCATCCTGGACGTCTTCTGTGGCAGCCAGATGCACTTTGTCAGAAG TGATGAGCTGAGGGAAGCCTGGAGGATCTTTACGCCTCTCCTTCATCAGATCGAGAGCGAGAAGCCTCCCCCCACCCCCTACATATATGGAAG CCGGGGTCCAACAGAAGCAGATGAGCTTTCAAAGAGGGTTGGTTTCCACTATGAAGGAACATACAAATGGGTCAACCCCCACAGACTGTGA